The following proteins come from a genomic window of Microbacterium sulfonylureivorans:
- a CDS encoding sugar ABC transporter substrate-binding protein — translation MNRTLTRRSSRWAAAGAVALVGTLVLAGCGRTDGGGSAGPEAGDSVDDSPATGTVDVWAMGNEGEVLGELAAQFEEENPDVTINVTAVPWESAHDRIATAIAGGETPDISMLGTTWVGEFAATGAFEPTPEGLVDESSFFEGSWDTTIVDEVAYGVPWYVDTRVLYYRTDLAEAAGVEPPATWDELKTFTEGLQTAGAKWGLSLPPGGFDSWQNVTPLAWQQGGEILNEDGTEFTLDSPEWQEAFAYYASFFEEGISEPVRLEGGEIEQKFINGEVGAFYSGPYHVSLLLDQGGEEFADKFGVAMVPGEESRTSFTGGGNLAVFEDTENRDASWKFVRWLSQPETQVQWYDISTDLPSVQSAWDDPVFSDDPYLSVFGEQLQDSKAPPAIPTWAQVSAVIDQELEKVTRGDATVDEALESVQQQATSIGTGQ, via the coding sequence ATGAATCGAACTCTCACACGCAGAAGCTCCCGCTGGGCGGCAGCCGGCGCGGTCGCACTCGTCGGCACGCTCGTGCTCGCCGGCTGCGGCCGCACCGACGGCGGCGGATCGGCCGGCCCCGAGGCCGGCGACTCCGTCGACGACTCCCCCGCCACCGGCACCGTCGACGTCTGGGCGATGGGCAACGAGGGCGAGGTCCTCGGTGAACTCGCCGCGCAGTTCGAGGAGGAGAACCCCGACGTCACGATCAACGTCACTGCCGTTCCGTGGGAGAGCGCGCACGACCGCATCGCCACCGCGATCGCGGGCGGCGAGACACCCGACATCTCGATGCTCGGCACCACGTGGGTCGGCGAGTTCGCCGCCACGGGCGCGTTCGAGCCCACCCCGGAGGGGCTCGTGGACGAGTCCTCCTTCTTCGAGGGCTCGTGGGACACCACGATCGTGGACGAGGTCGCGTACGGCGTGCCGTGGTACGTCGACACGCGCGTGCTCTACTACCGCACCGACCTCGCCGAGGCGGCGGGCGTCGAGCCGCCCGCGACGTGGGACGAGCTGAAGACCTTCACCGAGGGACTGCAGACCGCCGGCGCGAAGTGGGGGCTCTCGCTGCCCCCGGGCGGCTTCGACTCCTGGCAGAACGTCACGCCGCTGGCATGGCAGCAGGGCGGTGAGATCCTCAACGAAGACGGCACCGAGTTCACCCTCGACAGCCCCGAGTGGCAGGAGGCGTTCGCGTACTACGCCAGCTTCTTCGAAGAGGGCATCTCCGAGCCCGTCCGCCTCGAGGGCGGCGAGATCGAGCAGAAGTTCATCAACGGCGAGGTGGGCGCGTTCTACAGCGGTCCGTACCACGTGAGCCTTCTGCTCGACCAGGGCGGCGAGGAATTCGCCGACAAGTTCGGCGTCGCGATGGTCCCCGGCGAGGAGAGCCGCACGAGCTTCACCGGCGGTGGCAACCTCGCCGTGTTCGAGGACACCGAGAACCGCGACGCCTCGTGGAAGTTCGTGCGCTGGCTGAGCCAGCCCGAGACGCAGGTGCAGTGGTACGACATCTCGACCGACCTCCCCTCCGTGCAGTCGGCGTGGGACGACCCGGTGTTCTCCGACGACCCGTACCTCAGCGTCTTCGGCGAGCAGCTGCAGGACTCGAAGGCACCGCCCGCGATCCCGACCTGGGCACAGGTGTCCGCCGTCATCGACCAGGAGCTCGAAAAGGTCACCCGCGGCGACGCGACGGTCGACGAGGCCCTCGAGTCGGTCCAGCAGCAGGCCACATCGATCGGCACCGGCCAGTAG
- a CDS encoding flavin monoamine oxidase family protein has product MTEITRDVVIVGAGAAGTTAANELKKAGLSVVVLEARDRVGGRLWTDVIDGAMLEIGGQWVSPDQEALKETIAELGLETYSRYREGESVYVNGAGELTRFTGEIFPVPPATEKELVRLIEKLDAMVAEVDPDRPWEHPDAVALDRISFEAWLEHETSDQEARDNIALFIAGAMLTKPAYAFSALQALLMAASAGSFSNLVDADYILDERVVGGLQQVPLLLAERLGDDVMLDQPVTEVNWSDDGVRVVTDHGLVVNARFVILAHAPILYPWIDFNPALPRLKQQMHQHISMGFVIKVHAVYDRPFWREDGLSGTAFSPYEISHEAYDNTNHGDERGTLVGFVSDRNADDLFRVSAEERKARILESLSHYFGPETLNPVVYFESDWGAEEWTRGAYAASFDLGGLSRYGADLRTPVGPIHFACSDMAGAGYQHVDGAIRMGRLVAANIVEETRA; this is encoded by the coding sequence ATGACCGAGATCACGCGAGACGTCGTCATCGTCGGCGCCGGCGCAGCCGGCACGACCGCCGCGAACGAGCTGAAGAAGGCGGGGCTGTCCGTCGTCGTGCTCGAGGCGCGAGACCGCGTCGGCGGACGCCTGTGGACCGATGTGATCGACGGCGCCATGCTCGAGATCGGCGGTCAGTGGGTGTCGCCCGACCAGGAGGCTCTCAAGGAGACGATCGCCGAACTCGGACTCGAGACCTACAGCCGCTACCGCGAGGGCGAGTCCGTCTACGTCAACGGCGCCGGCGAGCTCACCCGGTTCACCGGTGAGATCTTCCCGGTTCCTCCGGCGACGGAGAAGGAGCTCGTGCGGCTGATCGAGAAGCTCGATGCGATGGTCGCCGAGGTCGATCCCGACCGGCCGTGGGAGCACCCCGACGCCGTGGCGCTCGACCGCATCTCGTTCGAGGCGTGGCTCGAGCACGAGACCTCCGACCAGGAGGCACGCGACAACATCGCGCTCTTCATCGCCGGCGCGATGCTCACCAAGCCCGCCTACGCCTTCTCCGCGTTGCAGGCGCTCCTCATGGCGGCCAGCGCCGGCAGCTTCTCGAACCTCGTCGACGCGGACTACATCCTCGACGAGCGCGTCGTCGGCGGCCTGCAGCAGGTGCCGCTGCTCCTCGCCGAGCGGCTGGGCGACGACGTCATGCTCGACCAGCCCGTCACCGAGGTGAACTGGTCGGACGACGGCGTCCGCGTCGTCACCGACCACGGCCTCGTGGTCAACGCCCGCTTCGTGATCCTCGCCCATGCGCCGATCCTCTACCCGTGGATCGACTTCAACCCGGCGCTCCCGCGGCTCAAGCAGCAGATGCACCAGCACATCTCGATGGGCTTCGTGATCAAGGTGCACGCCGTCTACGACCGGCCGTTCTGGCGGGAAGACGGGCTGTCGGGCACCGCCTTCAGCCCGTACGAGATCTCGCACGAGGCCTACGACAACACCAACCACGGCGATGAGCGCGGCACGCTCGTCGGCTTCGTCTCCGACCGCAACGCGGACGACCTCTTCCGCGTCTCGGCCGAGGAGCGCAAGGCGCGCATCCTCGAGTCGCTGTCGCACTACTTCGGTCCCGAGACCCTGAACCCGGTCGTGTACTTCGAGAGCGACTGGGGCGCCGAGGAGTGGACGCGGGGCGCCTACGCCGCCAGCTTCGACCTCGGCGGTCTCTCCCGCTACGGGGCGGACCTGCGCACCCCTGTCGGCCCGATCCACTTCGCGTGCAGCGACATGGCAGGCGCCGGCTATCAGCACGTCGACGGCGCGATCCGCATGGGGCGCCTCGTCGCCGCGAACATCGTCGAGGAGACGCGCGCATGA
- a CDS encoding glycoside hydrolase family 1 protein, translated as MDFPEGFLWGASTAAHQIEGGNVNSDWWQREWGHLPGAPVESPSGDAADSYHRYPEDMALLAGAGLDTYRFSIEWARIEPEDGWISRAAIDHYRRMVATAQDLGLRPMITLHHFTNPVWFAREGGWHSDAAATRFARYVEAAQPVLDGVDLVCTINEPNMVSVLADPEVGFPSIGLPPGVPEVTDRLVDAHKRAVEIVRGTGAQAGWSVATQAYQPVAGAEEIAAEYGRSREDDFLDAAQGDDWVGVQAYTRTRIGPDGPLPIADDAERTLTGWEYFPPAVGDGIRNAWARAAVPVYVTENGMATADDARRIDYTRGALEAVRACIDDGVDVRGYLHWSALDNYEWGSYRPTFGLIAWDRETFERHPKPSLTWLGEVARANALLER; from the coding sequence ATGGACTTCCCCGAAGGCTTCCTGTGGGGCGCGTCGACCGCGGCGCACCAGATCGAGGGCGGCAACGTCAACTCGGACTGGTGGCAGCGCGAGTGGGGTCATCTCCCCGGCGCCCCCGTCGAGTCACCGTCCGGCGACGCGGCCGACAGCTACCACCGCTATCCGGAGGACATGGCGCTGCTCGCCGGGGCCGGCCTCGACACGTACCGGTTCAGCATCGAGTGGGCCCGGATCGAGCCGGAGGACGGCTGGATCTCGCGAGCCGCCATCGACCACTACCGGCGCATGGTGGCGACCGCGCAGGATCTCGGTCTTCGCCCGATGATCACGCTCCATCACTTCACGAATCCGGTCTGGTTCGCCCGCGAAGGCGGCTGGCACTCGGATGCCGCGGCCACCCGCTTCGCGCGGTACGTCGAGGCGGCGCAGCCCGTGCTCGACGGCGTCGATCTGGTGTGCACGATCAACGAGCCGAACATGGTGTCGGTGCTCGCCGATCCCGAGGTCGGATTCCCGTCGATCGGGCTGCCGCCCGGCGTGCCCGAGGTCACCGACCGCCTCGTCGACGCGCACAAGCGCGCGGTGGAGATCGTCCGCGGCACCGGCGCTCAGGCGGGATGGTCGGTGGCGACGCAGGCCTACCAGCCGGTCGCCGGCGCCGAGGAGATCGCCGCCGAGTACGGCCGCTCTCGCGAGGACGACTTCCTCGACGCGGCGCAGGGCGACGACTGGGTGGGCGTGCAGGCCTACACGCGCACACGCATCGGACCGGACGGTCCGCTGCCCATCGCAGACGATGCCGAGCGCACCCTCACCGGCTGGGAGTACTTCCCGCCCGCGGTCGGCGACGGCATCCGCAACGCGTGGGCTCGCGCCGCGGTGCCCGTCTACGTGACGGAGAACGGCATGGCGACCGCCGACGACGCGCGCCGCATCGACTACACCCGCGGCGCGCTCGAGGCTGTGCGCGCGTGCATCGACGACGGCGTGGACGTACGCGGCTACCTCCACTGGAGCGCCCTCGACAACTACGAGTGGGGCAGCTACCGGCCCACGTTCGGGCTCATCGCCTGGGACCGCGAGACCTTCGAGCGCCACCCCAAGCCCAGCCTCACGTGGCTCGGCGAGGTCGCGCGCGCGAACGCCCTCCTCGAGCGCTGA
- a CDS encoding carbohydrate ABC transporter permease → MTALATSVPPRARASRRDRRMTLTAWLFATPFVILFAVFMAGPIVASFAMSFTDLTTRDLETPFNVDIVGFDNYIRLFQDPRFTRSLINTFTFTLVGVPLTMALALLVALALDKGIHRFRTVYRVGYYAPVVTSIVAIAIVWRFILQPDGLLNGFLAWFGIQGPNWLESTTWALPSLIMMAVWRNIGTLMVIFLAGLQSVPREHHEAAMVDGANVFQRFRAITIPALRPTILFAAVITGIGFLQFFEEPYVMTQGGPLDATLSTAMYTYDQFGFGNYAYASAASYVLFIVIVALALIQFRLLGRKD, encoded by the coding sequence ATGACCGCCCTTGCGACATCGGTCCCGCCGCGCGCCCGCGCGTCGCGGCGGGACCGCCGCATGACCCTCACGGCGTGGCTGTTCGCCACCCCGTTCGTGATCCTCTTCGCCGTGTTCATGGCGGGGCCGATCGTCGCCTCGTTCGCGATGAGCTTCACCGACCTGACCACCCGTGATCTGGAGACGCCGTTCAACGTCGACATCGTCGGATTCGACAACTACATCCGTCTGTTCCAGGATCCCCGGTTCACCCGATCGCTCATCAACACGTTCACCTTCACGCTCGTGGGCGTGCCGCTGACGATGGCGCTCGCGCTGCTCGTGGCCCTCGCGCTCGACAAGGGCATCCACCGCTTCCGCACCGTGTACCGCGTCGGGTACTACGCGCCCGTGGTCACCAGCATCGTGGCGATCGCGATCGTCTGGCGCTTCATCCTCCAGCCCGACGGGCTTCTGAACGGCTTCCTGGCCTGGTTCGGCATCCAGGGTCCCAACTGGCTCGAGTCGACGACGTGGGCCCTCCCGTCGCTCATCATGATGGCGGTGTGGCGCAACATCGGCACCCTGATGGTCATCTTCCTCGCGGGTCTGCAGAGCGTGCCGCGCGAGCACCACGAGGCCGCGATGGTGGACGGCGCCAACGTCTTCCAGCGCTTCCGCGCGATCACGATTCCGGCACTGCGCCCCACGATCCTGTTCGCCGCGGTCATCACCGGAATCGGGTTCCTGCAGTTCTTCGAGGAGCCCTACGTCATGACCCAGGGCGGCCCGCTCGACGCGACACTGTCGACGGCGATGTACACCTACGACCAGTTCGGGTTCGGCAACTACGCCTACGCGTCGGCGGCGAGCTACGTGCTCTTCATCGTGATCGTCGCGCTCGCTCTCATCCAGTTCCGCCTGCTCGGCCGGAAGGACTGA
- a CDS encoding PucR family transcriptional regulator, which translates to MNAAVDAPTLRALLTRADLRLTLAEDDALEPGALDRAVRWVHSSDLADPTPFLSEGLVLLTTGTQFQDDPDDAGSYRAYVRRLAARGVVGLGFGTEVVRAGLPPALAEACRDERMPLFEVPYRTPFIAVARANAEAIAAQTYARRSWALAAQRAIALAALRPDGLGATVAELARQLDTWVGMYDAAGELSREHPVDGLDPATAAALGREVTGVLNRGARAGSSLRIADTPFSLQTLGRGGHLRGVIAMAAGDLDQEGRGVVTAVIAMAGLALEQQQGLSRARGALRAGLVHALLTDDPALARRIARELWGPLPAAPVEVAVTDAAASRIDAIAELLELRVDERRGSLFFGRGDDGLVIVVPVGERGPVDEVAERFGVRIGVSDPTGYDGFAAAVGQARVARDRGTGPVTAFAEVARSGVLSALSDEARSLARAELAPLSAHDAAEGTHLVETLQAWLDNDCSHEASARALGVHRHTVRTRLALVERVLGRDLSSFAIRAELWAALRALDPA; encoded by the coding sequence ATGAACGCCGCAGTCGACGCCCCCACCCTTCGTGCGCTGCTCACCCGCGCCGACCTGCGGCTCACCCTCGCCGAAGACGACGCACTCGAGCCGGGAGCACTCGACCGGGCCGTGCGCTGGGTGCACAGCTCCGACCTCGCCGACCCCACGCCGTTCCTCTCGGAGGGGCTGGTGCTGCTGACGACCGGCACGCAGTTCCAGGACGACCCCGACGACGCCGGGTCGTATCGCGCCTACGTCCGCCGCCTCGCCGCCCGCGGAGTGGTCGGGCTCGGGTTCGGCACGGAGGTCGTCCGCGCCGGACTCCCCCCGGCACTCGCCGAGGCCTGCCGTGACGAGCGGATGCCGCTGTTCGAGGTCCCCTACCGCACGCCGTTCATCGCCGTGGCGCGCGCCAACGCGGAGGCGATCGCGGCTCAGACCTACGCCCGGCGCAGCTGGGCCCTGGCCGCGCAGCGCGCGATCGCCCTCGCCGCGCTCCGCCCCGACGGGCTCGGCGCCACCGTGGCAGAGCTCGCGCGTCAGCTCGACACGTGGGTCGGCATGTACGACGCCGCGGGCGAGCTCTCGCGGGAGCATCCGGTCGACGGGCTCGACCCCGCGACTGCGGCGGCGCTCGGCCGAGAGGTCACCGGCGTCCTCAACCGTGGGGCGCGCGCCGGGTCGTCCCTGCGCATCGCCGACACGCCCTTCAGCCTGCAGACGCTCGGTCGTGGCGGGCACCTGCGCGGTGTGATCGCGATGGCGGCGGGCGACCTCGACCAGGAGGGGCGCGGGGTCGTCACCGCCGTGATCGCCATGGCCGGTCTCGCACTGGAGCAGCAGCAGGGACTCAGCCGGGCACGCGGCGCGCTCCGGGCGGGACTCGTGCACGCGCTGCTCACCGACGATCCCGCCCTCGCACGTCGCATCGCCCGCGAGCTGTGGGGGCCGCTCCCGGCCGCACCCGTCGAGGTGGCGGTGACGGATGCCGCGGCCTCCCGCATCGACGCCATCGCCGAGCTGCTCGAGCTCCGGGTCGACGAGCGCCGGGGCTCGCTGTTCTTCGGACGTGGCGACGACGGCCTGGTGATCGTCGTCCCCGTCGGCGAGCGCGGACCGGTCGACGAGGTCGCCGAGCGGTTCGGGGTGCGGATCGGAGTGTCGGACCCGACCGGGTACGACGGGTTCGCAGCCGCCGTCGGCCAGGCGCGCGTTGCCCGCGATCGCGGCACCGGCCCGGTCACGGCTTTCGCCGAGGTGGCGCGGTCGGGCGTGCTCTCGGCGCTCTCCGACGAGGCCCGCTCGCTCGCCCGGGCCGAGCTCGCGCCGCTGTCCGCTCACGATGCCGCCGAGGGCACGCACCTCGTGGAGACCCTGCAGGCGTGGCTCGACAACGACTGCTCGCACGAGGCATCCGCTCGCGCGCTCGGCGTGCACCGGCACACCGTGCGGACCCGCCTCGCGCTCGTCGAGCGGGTGCTCGGCCGCGACCTCTCGTCGTTCGCGATCCGCGCCGAGCTGTGGGCCGCGCTGCGCGCCCTCGACCCCGCCTGA
- a CDS encoding carbohydrate ABC transporter permease, giving the protein MSTLTQVPEAPEASAFVPQKSRGRRSSLRGRPRWWLYVVLTLGLVAMVMPFIWMILGSFKTNAEIRQYPTNFWPIDPTTENYEALFVRLDFATFFLNSIVVAVFVTLGNIVFCSMVGYALAKLQFRGKKALFALVLGTLMVPGVVTFVPLFVLTANLGLVNSYPGLILPFLITPVGVFLMRQFIMGLPDELIEAARIDGASEWRIFLRVIMPLCGPAIATLTILTFLGSWNNFLWPLVVATTENMYTLPVALALYSVGQNAAQYGLMMAGAVVVVVPVLVVFVCLQRYFVQGISLTGIK; this is encoded by the coding sequence ATGTCCACACTCACCCAGGTTCCCGAGGCCCCGGAGGCCTCCGCATTCGTGCCGCAGAAGTCGCGCGGCCGTCGCAGCAGCCTGCGCGGGCGCCCGCGCTGGTGGCTCTACGTCGTGCTGACCCTCGGCCTGGTCGCGATGGTCATGCCGTTCATCTGGATGATCCTCGGCTCGTTCAAGACGAACGCGGAGATCCGCCAGTACCCGACGAACTTCTGGCCGATCGACCCGACGACCGAGAACTACGAGGCGCTGTTCGTCCGACTCGACTTCGCGACGTTCTTCCTCAACAGCATCGTGGTGGCCGTGTTCGTCACCCTCGGCAACATCGTCTTCTGCTCGATGGTCGGCTACGCCCTGGCGAAGCTGCAGTTCCGCGGCAAGAAGGCGCTGTTCGCCCTGGTGCTCGGCACTCTCATGGTCCCGGGCGTCGTCACCTTCGTGCCGCTGTTCGTGCTCACCGCGAACCTCGGTCTGGTGAACTCGTACCCCGGCCTCATCCTGCCCTTCCTCATCACGCCGGTCGGCGTGTTCCTGATGCGGCAGTTCATCATGGGGCTCCCCGACGAGCTCATCGAGGCGGCGCGCATCGACGGAGCCAGCGAGTGGCGCATCTTCCTGCGCGTCATCATGCCGCTGTGCGGCCCGGCTATCGCGACGCTGACGATCCTCACGTTCCTCGGCAGCTGGAACAACTTCCTGTGGCCGCTCGTCGTGGCCACGACCGAGAACATGTACACCCTGCCGGTGGCGCTCGCGCTGTACTCGGTGGGCCAGAACGCGGCGCAGTACGGCCTCATGATGGCGGGCGCCGTCGTCGTGGTCGTGCCGGTGCTGGTGGTGTTCGTCTGCCTGCAGCGCTACTTCGTCCAGGGCATCTCCCTGACGGGAATCAAGTGA
- a CDS encoding TetR/AcrR family transcriptional regulator: protein MSSEASENATGTPDSDAPVRAVRAPRGSYAKGLARRQQIVDEALVVFGRSGFHSGSLREIAKRVGLTPTGLMHHFANKEELFTEVLRQRDEKIRAAAGDPSEHTLIQQAVKVVAYNQDSRGLTSLYATVSAEATDSEHPAHDEFSRRYRESAERSTPILVAAQADGEVRSDIDPALAARLISAVMDGIQQQWLLDDSVDMNALFAEFVRGYLLPPAT from the coding sequence GTGAGCAGCGAAGCCTCCGAGAACGCGACCGGGACACCCGATTCGGATGCCCCGGTCCGCGCCGTGCGCGCCCCGCGGGGCAGCTACGCCAAGGGCCTGGCCCGCCGGCAGCAGATCGTCGACGAGGCGCTGGTCGTGTTCGGCCGGAGCGGCTTCCACAGCGGATCGCTGCGCGAGATCGCGAAGCGCGTCGGCCTCACCCCGACCGGCCTCATGCACCACTTCGCCAACAAGGAGGAGCTCTTCACCGAGGTGCTCCGCCAGCGTGACGAGAAGATCCGGGCTGCCGCGGGCGATCCCTCCGAGCACACGCTCATCCAGCAGGCGGTCAAGGTCGTGGCGTACAACCAGGACTCCCGCGGCCTCACCTCGCTGTACGCGACGGTCTCCGCGGAGGCGACGGACTCCGAGCATCCCGCCCACGACGAGTTCTCGCGCCGGTACCGCGAGAGCGCCGAGCGCTCGACGCCGATCCTCGTCGCGGCGCAGGCCGACGGCGAGGTGCGATCCGACATCGACCCCGCGCTCGCCGCACGCCTCATCAGCGCGGTGATGGACGGCATCCAGCAGCAGTGGCTCCTCGACGACAGCGTCGACATGAACGCGCTGTTCGCCGAGTTCGTGCGCGGCTACCTTCTGCCTCCCGCAACCTGA
- the gabT gene encoding 4-aminobutyrate--2-oxoglutarate transaminase: protein MSAVDTVATTPLGGPSLPQERRLVTSIPGPRSQELLARKAAAVAAGVGHTAPVEAVAAGGGVIVDADGNSLIDLGSGIAVTSIGNAHPKVVAAVQAQVAQFTHTCFMIAPYESYVAVAEALNRVTPGDHDKKSALFNSGAEAVENAVKIARKFTGKQAVVAFDHGYHGRTNLTMALTAKSMPYKSGFGPFASEIYRAPLSYPYRDGLSGADAAKKAISVIEKQVGADNLAAVIIEPIQGEGGFIVPAEGFLPAIVEWCRANGVVFIADEIQTGFARTGEMFASDVFGIVPDLITTAKGIAGGLPLAAVTGRAEIMDASHAGGLGGTYGGNPVACAAALAAIDVFENDGMIERAREIGVLLKDRLGALQAGDPRVGDVRGHGAMIAAEFVDPETGEPDAALTAAVAKACIAEGVIVLTCGTYGNVIRFLPPLSITDDLLHEGIDVVASALAAH from the coding sequence ATGAGCGCTGTCGACACCGTTGCCACCACGCCTCTGGGCGGTCCGTCCCTGCCGCAGGAGCGGCGCCTGGTCACGAGCATCCCGGGCCCGCGCTCTCAGGAGCTGCTCGCCCGCAAGGCGGCGGCCGTCGCGGCGGGCGTCGGCCACACCGCCCCCGTCGAGGCCGTCGCGGCCGGCGGCGGAGTCATCGTCGACGCCGACGGCAACTCGCTCATCGACCTCGGGTCGGGCATCGCGGTCACGTCGATCGGCAACGCGCACCCCAAGGTCGTCGCCGCCGTGCAGGCGCAGGTCGCCCAGTTCACCCACACGTGCTTCATGATCGCGCCGTACGAGTCCTACGTCGCCGTCGCGGAGGCGCTCAACCGGGTCACTCCCGGCGACCACGACAAGAAGAGCGCCCTCTTCAACTCCGGCGCCGAGGCCGTCGAGAACGCGGTGAAGATCGCCCGCAAGTTCACCGGCAAGCAGGCCGTCGTCGCGTTCGACCACGGCTACCACGGCCGGACCAACCTGACGATGGCCCTCACGGCGAAGTCGATGCCGTACAAGAGCGGCTTCGGCCCGTTCGCCTCCGAGATCTACCGGGCGCCGCTGTCGTACCCGTACCGCGACGGACTGAGCGGGGCGGATGCCGCGAAGAAGGCCATCTCGGTCATCGAGAAGCAGGTCGGCGCCGACAACCTCGCCGCCGTCATCATCGAGCCGATCCAGGGCGAGGGCGGATTCATCGTCCCCGCCGAGGGCTTCCTCCCGGCGATCGTCGAGTGGTGCCGCGCCAACGGCGTGGTGTTCATCGCCGACGAGATCCAGACCGGCTTCGCTCGCACAGGGGAGATGTTCGCGAGCGATGTGTTCGGCATCGTGCCGGACCTCATCACGACCGCCAAGGGCATCGCGGGGGGCCTGCCCTTGGCGGCCGTGACCGGCCGCGCCGAGATCATGGACGCGTCGCACGCCGGCGGGCTCGGCGGCACCTACGGCGGCAACCCCGTCGCCTGCGCTGCGGCGCTCGCCGCGATCGACGTCTTCGAGAACGACGGCATGATCGAACGCGCCCGCGAGATCGGCGTGCTGCTGAAGGATCGCCTCGGCGCGCTGCAGGCGGGCGACCCGCGTGTCGGCGACGTCCGCGGTCACGGTGCGATGATCGCGGCCGAGTTCGTCGACCCCGAGACGGGCGAGCCGGATGCCGCGCTCACTGCCGCGGTCGCGAAGGCGTGCATCGCCGAAGGCGTCATCGTCCTCACGTGCGGCACCTACGGGAACGTGATCCGCTTCCTCCCGCCGCTGTCCATCACCGACGACCTGCTCCACGAGGGCATCGACGTCGTGGCGTCCGCTCTCGCGGCGCACTGA
- a CDS encoding NAD(P)/FAD-dependent oxidoreductase, translating to MTQSQVPNGDVSWWWRQLGGTPAPRAALDGDLDVDVAIVGGGYTGLWTAYYLLREQPDLRVAVLEQRFCGFGASGRNGGWLTNTVTGGRDRYAASHGRDAAIAQQRALNETVDEVIAVAAREGIEADIVRGGEFGVARTPSQLARLRASAADERSWPHTDVEELDASAAASRIAVDGVLGGVWHPHCARVHPAKLVAGLAVAVERAGATIHAQTRVTEIAPGRAVTERGVVRATHVLRATEGFTADLRGEHRTWLPMNSSMIVTDPLPAAAWASIGWEGRETLGDFAHVYMYAQRTADDRIAFGGRGVPYRYASHVDSDGTTQERTIASLTRLLREFFPAAADVPIAHAWAGVLGVPRDWAATVVHDPATGLGWAGGYVGTGVTATNLAGRTLADLVLDRDTDRTRLPWVGHRAKRWEVEPLRWLAVNAIYTAYRAADRAEASGSSERTAWPAHVADFVAGRH from the coding sequence ATGACGCAGTCGCAGGTTCCCAACGGAGACGTCTCGTGGTGGTGGCGGCAGCTGGGCGGGACGCCCGCTCCCCGGGCGGCGCTCGACGGCGACCTCGACGTCGACGTCGCGATCGTCGGTGGCGGCTACACGGGCCTGTGGACGGCGTACTACCTGCTGCGCGAGCAGCCCGATCTCCGGGTCGCCGTGCTCGAGCAGCGCTTCTGCGGCTTCGGCGCGTCCGGCCGCAACGGCGGATGGCTGACGAACACGGTCACCGGCGGCCGCGACCGGTACGCGGCATCCCACGGCCGCGACGCGGCGATCGCGCAGCAGCGCGCGCTCAACGAGACCGTGGACGAGGTCATCGCCGTCGCCGCACGCGAGGGCATCGAAGCCGACATCGTCCGGGGCGGCGAGTTCGGGGTCGCCCGCACGCCGTCGCAGCTCGCCCGCCTGCGGGCGTCCGCCGCCGACGAGAGGTCCTGGCCGCACACCGACGTGGAGGAGCTGGATGCCTCGGCCGCGGCATCCCGCATCGCCGTCGACGGCGTGCTCGGCGGCGTGTGGCATCCGCACTGCGCCCGGGTGCACCCGGCCAAGCTCGTCGCGGGTCTCGCCGTCGCCGTCGAGCGGGCAGGCGCCACGATCCACGCGCAGACGCGCGTGACCGAGATCGCGCCAGGCCGGGCCGTCACGGAGCGCGGGGTCGTGCGGGCGACGCACGTGCTGCGCGCGACGGAGGGCTTCACCGCCGACCTCCGCGGCGAGCACCGCACGTGGCTCCCGATGAACTCGTCGATGATCGTCACCGATCCCCTGCCCGCCGCGGCCTGGGCGTCGATCGGATGGGAGGGTCGCGAGACCCTCGGCGACTTCGCCCACGTGTACATGTACGCGCAGCGCACGGCCGACGACCGCATCGCGTTCGGCGGCCGCGGCGTGCCCTACCGCTACGCCTCGCACGTCGACAGCGACGGCACGACCCAGGAGCGCACGATCGCCTCGCTCACACGCCTGCTGCGCGAGTTCTTCCCCGCAGCCGCCGACGTTCCGATCGCACACGCGTGGGCGGGAGTGCTGGGGGTACCGCGCGACTGGGCGGCGACCGTGGTCCACGACCCCGCGACCGGGCTCGGCTGGGCCGGCGGGTACGTCGGCACCGGCGTCACGGCGACGAACCTCGCCGGCCGCACGCTCGCCGACCTGGTGCTCGACCGCGACACCGACCGGACGCGCCTGCCGTGGGTCGGTCACCGCGCGAAGCGGTGGGAGGTCGAGCCGCTGCGGTGGCTGGCCGTGAACGCGATCTACACCGCGTATCGCGCGGCCGACCGCGCCGAGGCATCCGGGTCCTCGGAGCGCACCGCCTGGCCCGCGCACGTCGCCGACTTCGTCGCCGGCCGCCACTGA